A single Montipora foliosa isolate CH-2021 chromosome 7, ASM3666993v2, whole genome shotgun sequence DNA region contains:
- the LOC138010424 gene encoding uncharacterized protein, with protein MGSPSYDLRSLCSSPLFYRDGDDFLGQPVNDIYDEDLSFDFLEDFGIGLAITKEASEPRTTTLQGEDQVVTNKTQTFKPNNFDTAVITAHKTQDDKKTFKAESNNTVRIFESNSFLARTCTCLSVSAGGITNDVTNTKTKSLLSNGLRAKTDRAALESPGLELTENHALLSIDHCNGTKSSSQDAEGPFGKDAFYKQLEKGSTRKNFKGKRTVFNDAILPTQVRYTTSGKSSVSKKTSSTGSNRAVEASKPFRSPFSKPGNCIVRQENSTEGDNCHAQQNVDVVHSCNIMTHKRDAKKRILKIKSEAGYGQDGKKYMDFLKRNADFEKQGNHSGNGGQDKRMNEAIQKRLDEAKWTNEEQLLSLPAIDTSSPKAKVAYPNKKSCLSTPSSSSIEDLLKKYQYRPHRFDLVEQQKRYHLKTLK; from the coding sequence ATGGGCAGCCCGAGTTATGATCTTCGTTCTCTGTGTTCAAGTCCTCTGTTTTATCGTGATGGAGATGATTTTCTGGGACAACCAGTTAATGACATATACGATGAGGATTTGAGCTTCGATTTCCTTGAAGATTTTGGAATAGGCTTAGCCATAACTAAAGAAGCCTCTGAGCCGAGAACGACGACATTGCAAGGAGAAGATCAAGTTGTGACAAATAAAACACAGACCTTCAAACCAAACAACTTTGACACTGCAGTGATAACAGCACACAAAACACAAGACGATAAAAAAACGTTTAAGGCAGAATCAAATAATACAGTACGAATTTTTGAATCAAACTCTTTTTTAGCGCGTACGTGTACGTGCCTTTCAGTAAGTGCTGGTGGTATTACAAACGATGTTACCAATACAAAGACAAAGAGTTTACTCTCCAATGGTTTGCGTGCCAAGACGGATCGTGCAGCACTTGAAAGCCCTGGTCTAGAGCTGACGGAGAATCATGCTTTGTTATCCATTGATCATTGTAACGGCACAAAAAGCAGCTCTCAGGACGCCGAGGGACCTTTCGGAAAGGATGCATTTTACAAACAACTTGAAAAAGGCTCCACGAGAAAGAATTTCAAAGGAAAGCGGACAGTATTTAATGATGCAATATTACCAACGCAGGTACGGTATACGACTTCGGGAAAAAGCAGTGTATCGAAGAAAACTAGTTCTACCGGTTCAAACCGCGCTGTTGAGGCATCAAAGCCGTTTCGTTCTCCGTTTTCGAAGCCGGGAAACTGTATCGTACGACAGGAAAACTCCACTGAAGGCGATAACTGCCACGCGCAACAAAATGTGGACGTGGTGCACAGCTGTAATATTATGACGCACAAACGAGATGCAAAGAAAAGGATATTAAAAATAAAGAGCGAAGCCGGATATGGTCAAGACGGCAAAAAATATATGGATTTTTTGAAACGCAATGCGGACTTCGAAAAACAAGGAAACCATTCAGGGAATGGTGGTCAGGACAAACGAATGAATGAAGCGATACAGAAACGTTTAGATGAAGCGAAGTGGACAAATGAAGAGCAACTGCTCTCACTGCCAGCAATTGACACTTCGTCACCGAAAGCTAAAGTGGCTTATCCTAACAAAAAATCGTGTTTAAGTACACCTTCTTCGTCTTCAATCGAGGATTTGCtaaaaaaataccagtaccGACCCCATCGATTTGATTTAGTTGAACAGCAAAAGAGGTATCATCTTAAAACTCTGAAATAA
- the LOC138011347 gene encoding protein rolling stone-like, which produces MREEFRLRHFKLWHPNRRDFTDSRWFSLPVFIAIRVVVLLYNLGWLIYNIYAKGPKLFIFLTNWSFTILNLYFILATTLSCIALYKDKKRDREVVVEVEMGSGGNDESSDERALEHDDLRWEHRLLWVFHIISAAGGLFVTAGYWSILVGDDVIDANNITKHALNSVFIVIDTFLSSMPVHLLHWLYALLYFAVYLLFTVIYWQAGGTNDEGKPYVYGALNYNDFQPTIGGLLVVFLLVVLPFLQLALFGLTKLRDYFQKKKKEVY; this is translated from the exons ATGCGCGAGGAATTTCGTCTGCGGCATTTTAAACTTTGGCATCCTAATCGGCGAGACTTCACAGATTCTCGG TGGTTTTCTTTACCTGTGTTTATTGCAATCCGTGTAGTTGTCCTTCTTTATAACCTGGGATGGCTGATTTACAATATTTACGCGAAAGGTCCGAAGCTGTTCATTTTTTTGACAAACTGGTCCTTTACGATATTGAACCTGTATTTCATCCTCGCAACTACGCTTTCTTGTATTGCCCTCTACAAGGACAAAAAAAGAGACAGAGAAGTTGTGGTGGAGGTAGAAATGGGATCCGGAGGAAATGATGAGAGCTCAGACGAGAGGGCCCTCGAGCATGACGACCTACGATGGGAGCACAGGTTGCTGTGGGTCTTCCACATCATCTCAGCCGCTGGAGGTCTTTTTGTAACCGCCGGATACTGGAGCATACTGGTGGGAGATGATGTAATTGACGCAAACAACATCACAAAGCACGCGCTCAATTCCGTGTTCATTGTGATTGACACCTTTCTTAGCTCGATGCCAGTACACCTCCTTCACTGGTTGTACGCTCTGCTCTACTTTGCGGTGTATTTGCTTTTCACCGTGATTTATTGGCAAGCTGGCGGTACCAACGACGAGGGGAAACCCTACGTCTACGGTGCTCTTAATTACAACGATTTTCAACCAACAATCGGCGGTCTTCTGGTTGTTTTCTTGTTGGTTGTGTTGCCTTTCTTGCAATTGGCTTTGTTTGGGCTCACAAAGTTACGCGACTAttttcaaaagaagaaaaaggaggTTTATTAA